A segment of the Xenorhabdus bovienii SS-2004 genome:
TAATAAACGCCATCGTTATCCATCGAAACATTCTTAATTTTTTCTTCCGCCAAAGACCAGAATGAGACTTTTTTCTTATGCTTTGCGTAGAGGGCGGTTAAATAGGTTTGATTAGAGGAAATATCGTCCGTACTTTGTATTTTTTCTCCATAATCCAAGCTTTTCTTAAGATCAGAAACGGAATATTTATAATACTTACTTGCTCCACGACCAAGTACATCTTCAACAAGCGCACGTCTTACGAGCGTCGCAGAAAAGGGAAAACCACTTTTATACAGCAAACTTGACACTTTTCTCGCCGTACTGGGAATAATAGAATCGGTAATTTTTATTACATTATCTTTTCCCAAATTCAAAATGTAATCATTGATCACGTCGAATCTTTCCACTTCTATTAGGAATAGTAAATAAAAGAAACGGTTTTCTTCATATTGATTGGCTATATCCAAAAATAATTTTATAGCCCCCCCTTTCTCATCCTTATCAAGAGTATTTTCATATAATTTATAAAATTTATGGTTATAATACTCCTTGAAAGCGTCAATACAAAGTTGTCTGGCTTCTTCTTTCTTGCCCTCTTCAATATTGGCCTTAATCAATAATTCCATTATCTTATCATCATTGAGTTCAACTGGCAGTTTGTTGTTTTTTTCTCTGAGATTTTCCAACAACACAATAGCTTCATCAGATCTGACATCTTCAATCAGCAATTCAGCGTAATCCAGATAATATCTTGGATATAAAAATCCTTTCTTCTTATCGAGATACGTTTTAAAGAATTCAATATCTTTAATGGAATAACTCAACTCCAGTGCTTCATCATCTTTTTTGTGCTGATAAAATATATCTCTTAGCTGGCGAAGAATATCAAGACCCAAAGTAGATTTATATTCACCCAACTGGGACAAAGAGAAATAATATTCGCCTTGGAAAATCTTGAAAAGCTTATTTGCTACCGTAACCTTATCAGTATCTTTTTGCAGAGATAACGCCTTAATCCAAGATTCAACAAGGTAGTAGTAATAATCCTGCCAGCCACCACTGGAGGTGTCTTTAGTTTCACTCATGCGTTCAAAGTCTTGTAACATATATGACAGTAACACTTCTGATTCTACTGGTTTTAAAGGAATAACCCGGTTCAAAAGCGTTGCCATAGAGTTATGTAGTTCATTGAAGAAGGTATCCGTTTCATAATAATCGAAAAATCGTTTGCTCTTGCTGCGTTTTTTATACTCTTTTTCAATGAGTTTCAGAATGTCTTCAGACTCCAGCAAATATCCACTGACTAATGTGATTTGAGCCAGCTCATTATTTCTGATTAATGCATGGATGATTTCAAGTAATTCTTCTTTATTAAAACTGGCAAGTAACTCAGATTGTTTTTTATTCAATGCATTTTTCATCATAAAAACCCTATATTCTGACTTTATTAAAAAACCACTGTATAAATAACCACTACAAGTGCTATAATTTAGGCTACTATTCATTACAATGTAGAGGCGGCTCTTTGCCCTCAACACAAAAGCAGTTGCAGAAATATTATGCAAACAAAGCATGTTGAACAAGGTTTCATACTCACCCGTCACTGGAAAGATACGCCATCCGGTATTGAGTTAGTATATTGGCTGGCGACGGATCAGGGTGCTCGCCGCATCACTATTTCTCACCAAAAAGCGGTGGCTTTTATTCCCCAGCATGATTTGCAGAAGGCAAAGCGTATCATCGACCAAGAACCGCGTTGTGAACTCAAGCCTCTACCGTTGAAAGATTTCAATCGCCAACCCGTAACTGCCTTATATTGCCTGCAATATCGTCAATTGCAACAGCTGGAAAAGACCCTGAAAGAACAGGATATTCCACTCTACGAAACCGATATCCGCCCACCTGACCGATTTATGATGGAGCGCTTTATTACCGCACCCGTCTGGTTCAATCAGAAACCGGATGGCAGCTATCAAATGAAACCGAATCCCACCTATCGCCCTAAACTGAAATGGGTTTCACTGGATATTGAAACCAGCCAGCATGGGGAGCTGTATTCCATCGGCTTAGCGGGTTGCGGTGAGCAAACAGTGTTTATGCTGGGGTCAGAAAACGGGAGCAGGCAAGATAGGGATTTCAAGCTGGAGTACGTCGCCAGCCGTCCGCAGATGCTGGAAAAGCTAAACGAATGGATAGCATTTTACGATCCCGATGCCATTATTGGCTGGAGTCTGATCCAGTTTGATTTAAAAGTATTACAGAAACATGCTGAACGCTATAACGTACCGCTGAAACTCGGTCGTCGTCATGGTTTGCTGGAATGGCGGGAGCACGGTTTCAAGCCGGGGCATTTTTTCGCCTCGGCTGAAGGCCGCCTGATTATTGATGGCATTGATGCACTGAAAACCGCAACGTGGAATTTTCCTTCGTTCAGTCTTGAATATGTCGCACAGGCGTTATTGGGGGAAGGAAAAGCCATTGATAGCCCCTATGATCGGATGGATGAAATCAATCGCCGCTTTCAGGAGGATAAACCTGCTCTCGCCCACTATAATTTGCAGGACTGTATTCTCGTCAACCGCATTTTTGATAAGACGGATTTGATGACGTTCCTGCTGGAGCGCGCTACGGTGACAGGATTGGCAGTGGATCGCAGCGGAGGATCAGTCGCCGCGTTCACACACCTTTATCTGCCGAGAATGCACCGCATCGGCTATGTCTCTCCCGTTCATGCAACTGACTCCGGTGATAGCCCCGGTGGTTTTGTGATGGATTCGTTTCCGGGGCTGTATGATTCAGTGCTGGTTTTGGATTATAAGAGCCTCTATCCTTCTATTATTCGCACTTTTCTGATCGATCCCGTGGGCATGGTAGAAGGCCTCGCCCAGCCCGATAGTGAACATGCCATACCCGGTTTTCGGCAAGCGTTTTTCTCTCGCACTCAACATTGTTTACCTGATATCATCACGCAAATCTGGCATGAACGTGACAAAGCCAAAAAGCAACAAAACGCCCCGCTCTCCCAAGCTCTGAAAATTATCATGAATGCGTTTTATGGCGTACTGGGGGCGTCAGGCTGCCACTTTTTTGACCCCCGCCTGACGTCCTCTATTACCCTGCGCGGGCACCAAATCATGCACCAGACCCGTGAGTTGATTGAGTCACAAGGGTATCAGGTGATTTATGGCGATACGGACTCAACTTTTATCTGGCTGAAGCACCCTCATTCTGAAGCAGAAGCCAGTCAAATAGGTCATTCGCTGGCGCAATTTGTCAATCAATGG
Coding sequences within it:
- a CDS encoding DUF6880 family protein: MMKNALNKKQSELLASFNKEELLEIIHALIRNNELAQITLVSGYLLESEDILKLIEKEYKKRSKSKRFFDYYETDTFFNELHNSMATLLNRVIPLKPVESEVLLSYMLQDFERMSETKDTSSGGWQDYYYYLVESWIKALSLQKDTDKVTVANKLFKIFQGEYYFSLSQLGEYKSTLGLDILRQLRDIFYQHKKDDEALELSYSIKDIEFFKTYLDKKKGFLYPRYYLDYAELLIEDVRSDEAIVLLENLREKNNKLPVELNDDKIMELLIKANIEEGKKEEARQLCIDAFKEYYNHKFYKLYENTLDKDEKGGAIKLFLDIANQYEENRFFYLLFLIEVERFDVINDYILNLGKDNVIKITDSIIPSTARKVSSLLYKSGFPFSATLVRRALVEDVLGRGASKYYKYSVSDLKKSLDYGEKIQSTDDISSNQTYLTALYAKHKKKVSFWSLAEEKIKNVSMDNDGVYYGK
- a CDS encoding DNA polymerase II; translated protein: MQTKHVEQGFILTRHWKDTPSGIELVYWLATDQGARRITISHQKAVAFIPQHDLQKAKRIIDQEPRCELKPLPLKDFNRQPVTALYCLQYRQLQQLEKTLKEQDIPLYETDIRPPDRFMMERFITAPVWFNQKPDGSYQMKPNPTYRPKLKWVSLDIETSQHGELYSIGLAGCGEQTVFMLGSENGSRQDRDFKLEYVASRPQMLEKLNEWIAFYDPDAIIGWSLIQFDLKVLQKHAERYNVPLKLGRRHGLLEWREHGFKPGHFFASAEGRLIIDGIDALKTATWNFPSFSLEYVAQALLGEGKAIDSPYDRMDEINRRFQEDKPALAHYNLQDCILVNRIFDKTDLMTFLLERATVTGLAVDRSGGSVAAFTHLYLPRMHRIGYVSPVHATDSGDSPGGFVMDSFPGLYDSVLVLDYKSLYPSIIRTFLIDPVGMVEGLAQPDSEHAIPGFRQAFFSRTQHCLPDIITQIWHERDKAKKQQNAPLSQALKIIMNAFYGVLGASGCHFFDPRLTSSITLRGHQIMHQTRELIESQGYQVIYGDTDSTFIWLKHPHSEAEASQIGHSLAQFVNQWWQSHLKTQFNLESTLELEFETHYRRFLMPTVRGTEQGSKKRYAGLSGDKMIFKGLETIRTDWTPLAQIFQNELYTLIFHQKPYQDYIRDYIADTLAGKFDDRLIYRKQLRRKLSDYQRNVPPHVRAARLADEYNQQNNRPLQYQNVGWISYLITQSGPEPLENQTTLPDYEHYINKQLMPIADAILPFIQDNFMTLLTGQMSISFE